In Methanomicrobia archaeon, one DNA window encodes the following:
- the gatC gene encoding Asp-tRNA(Asn)/Glu-tRNA(Gln) amidotransferase subunit GatC: MLKKEEIEHLGWLARIALSEAEKGLFEQQLSSILDYFAVLDEVDTTDVEPTYHVIGIKDVVRQDEPKEQLKQSEALQNAAKTEKGYFKSPRIL; this comes from the coding sequence ATGCTGAAAAAAGAAGAGATCGAGCACCTTGGATGGCTGGCGCGGATAGCGCTGAGTGAAGCGGAGAAGGGCTTGTTTGAGCAGCAATTGAGCTCGATCCTGGATTACTTCGCTGTTCTGGATGAGGTGGACACGACCGACGTTGAGCCGACATACCACGTCATTGGCATCAAGGATGTAGTGCGGCAGGACGAGCCGAAGGAGCAGTTAAAGCAGTCAGAAGCGTTGCAGAACGCGGCAAAGACGGAGAAGGGGTATTTCAAAAGCCCGCGGATCTTATGA
- a CDS encoding HAD family hydrolase — protein MITGDHKLTAVASAKELGIIPGPSMTGADLEQLSDAEFERVSPEHKLRIGEVLQRNGAVVAMTGDGIDDAPALKRSDAGIAMNSGTDVAKEAADLVLTDNNFATIVAAIHEGRAIYDNVKKYLTDILSYGVAEVCLLAGAFCYGLPFPLIAIQILGANIVIEDLPAMGLGVEPPDPDIVDRPPRDPNERVFTGGMLKTLALMAAVIVSGCLGIFLHYLPRSALPKAQTMVFATFILYELINAFTCRSARHSLFRIGIFSNRGLILGVFGSLLLLLFAVQLPSIARFFHSVPLSGCEWGLALGTSISIFIVVELWKAVKARGKRKRAEQENKQTAYPHVHSHRIQFTISSPSITAFCWMMLLWSVVSASSAPGSTTELYSLLLRSVARLPMTAGPRTTEASTRACSPIATLPWISQSSISAVSAHRKSPFSSIHLLAAR, from the coding sequence ATGATCACCGGCGACCATAAACTCACGGCGGTTGCGAGCGCAAAGGAGCTTGGGATCATCCCGGGTCCGTCGATGACCGGTGCTGATCTGGAACAATTAAGTGACGCGGAGTTTGAGCGCGTCTCGCCTGAGCACAAATTGAGGATCGGCGAAGTCTTGCAGCGGAACGGCGCGGTGGTTGCGATGACGGGCGATGGGATCGACGATGCACCGGCGTTAAAACGGAGCGACGCGGGTATCGCCATGAACTCAGGAACTGACGTCGCGAAGGAGGCCGCTGATCTGGTGCTGACAGATAATAACTTCGCCACGATCGTGGCCGCGATCCATGAAGGCCGCGCCATTTACGATAACGTCAAGAAATATCTCACGGACATCCTCTCTTATGGCGTTGCGGAGGTCTGCCTCCTGGCAGGTGCGTTCTGCTACGGGCTCCCTTTTCCGCTGATCGCGATCCAGATCCTCGGGGCGAATATCGTCATCGAAGACTTACCGGCGATGGGGCTGGGCGTAGAACCCCCAGATCCCGACATCGTGGACCGGCCACCGCGAGACCCGAACGAACGCGTCTTCACCGGAGGCATGCTCAAAACGCTCGCACTTATGGCTGCAGTAATTGTCAGTGGTTGCCTCGGTATCTTTCTCCACTATCTGCCCCGCTCTGCGCTCCCGAAGGCGCAAACGATGGTCTTCGCGACCTTTATCCTCTACGAGCTGATCAACGCCTTCACTTGCCGCTCTGCACGGCATTCGCTCTTCCGGATCGGGATATTCTCAAACAGAGGGCTGATCCTTGGCGTGTTCGGGTCACTTCTGCTCCTGCTCTTCGCGGTCCAGCTCCCCTCCATCGCGCGATTTTTCCACTCAGTCCCCCTATCGGGTTGCGAATGGGGGCTGGCGCTCGGTACCAGTATCTCGATCTTCATTGTCGTTGAGCTCTGGAAAGCGGTGAAAGCGCGAGGCAAGAGAAAAAGGGCTGAACAAGAGAATAAACAAACCGCCTATCCGCACGTACACAGTCATCGAATACAATTCACGATCTCTTCACCTTCGATCACCGCATTCTGCTGGATGATGCTGTTATGGAGTGTAGTATCAGCCAGCAGTGCCCCGGGAAGCACGACTGAGCTGTACAGCTTGCTCTTGCGCAGCGTTGCTCGGCTGCCGATGACCGCGGGCCCGCGCACAACCGAAGCATCAACCCGCGCGTGTTCGCCGATCGCCACGTTGCCCTGGATATCGCAATCGTCAATCTCCGCGGTATCCGCACACCGAAAGTCGCCCTTCTCCAGTATCCATCTGCTCGCCGCCAGATAG
- a CDS encoding branched-chain amino acid transaminase → MAEAFTGEGKIWLNGTFVEWKDAKVHVLVHGLHYGSGVFEGIRCYATEQGAFIFRLKEHMDRMYRSAAAYQMEIPYTKAELSEAIKGTIRINKLDACYIRPIAFFGYHHLGLNPTGCPVDCAIAVWPWGAYLGEEAAEGGIRCTISPWRRIDPTTLPVTAKAVGHYLNSILASLDAKARGFGEAILLDTRGYIAEGPGENVFMVKEGIIYTPEADSSILPGITRASVMELARDMGYTIVEKRITKEELCAADEAFFTGTAAEMAPIREIDGVLIGGGRKGAVTSALQKKFFAVLKAREPKYLKWLEPVSP, encoded by the coding sequence ATGGCAGAGGCCTTTACCGGCGAGGGGAAAATTTGGCTGAACGGCACGTTCGTCGAGTGGAAGGACGCGAAGGTGCATGTGCTCGTCCACGGGTTACACTACGGCTCGGGCGTCTTTGAAGGGATTCGATGTTACGCGACGGAGCAGGGTGCGTTCATCTTCAGGCTGAAGGAGCACATGGATCGGATGTATCGGTCTGCGGCAGCCTACCAGATGGAGATCCCCTACACGAAGGCGGAACTGAGTGAAGCGATCAAGGGGACGATCCGGATCAACAAGCTTGACGCATGCTACATCCGTCCGATCGCGTTCTTTGGCTATCATCACCTGGGATTGAATCCAACGGGCTGTCCGGTGGATTGCGCCATCGCGGTTTGGCCCTGGGGTGCGTATTTGGGGGAAGAGGCTGCGGAAGGCGGAATCCGCTGCACCATCTCGCCCTGGCGCCGAATAGACCCGACCACCTTGCCGGTCACCGCAAAGGCCGTGGGTCACTATCTCAATTCGATCTTAGCCTCCCTGGACGCCAAGGCGCGGGGCTTTGGTGAGGCGATACTGCTCGATACCCGTGGTTACATTGCTGAAGGCCCCGGTGAGAACGTATTCATGGTGAAAGAAGGCATCATATACACGCCGGAAGCGGACTCCTCGATCTTACCCGGGATCACGCGTGCCTCCGTGATGGAACTCGCACGCGATATGGGCTATACGATCGTAGAGAAACGGATAACGAAAGAAGAACTCTGTGCGGCAGACGAAGCTTTCTTCACCGGAACCGCCGCGGAGATGGCGCCGATACGCGAGATCGACGGCGTGCTGATCGGCGGCGGGCGAAAAGGAGCGGTCACGAGCGCGCTCCAGAAGAAGTTCTTCGCGGTACTCAAAGCACGCGAGCCAAAGTACCTGAAATGGCTCGAGCCCGTGTCTCCGTAA
- a CDS encoding dihydropteroate synthase-like protein: protein MRITLATGRKAEGMVRDALKTAAVPDISCKVLTQDLNIAAFSTPRSLKRALEQQQHATASDLILISGFCTADFSALEAELGTPIRLGPRHAYDIGEALRYLEEIEFSAHVPADQFLTTKRRAAAKQNLEEFERRARAVFSLNGLKIGGGSRMKVCAELVDATLMTAREIQRLTHQYLSSGADILDVGVHIGATTSEVARAVQTVRSFAPHVPVSIDSLDVEHIRTGVENGVDMVLSVNRENIPEIGAAVADHDVAAVVIPDSADPRTANESLLANIAEARAAGITRIIGDPILNAVGYGIADSLYNYYTFRMQDKHTPLFFGVGNVTELMDADSVGINATLAGIASELRADILFAPECSDKARGSVRELRVAAEMMLLARARRSAPKDLGIDLLVLKEKRKGPLTDVHGDQLVAAAPAETWQRDPRGFFRIFLCVLDNASDSPRQICAHHSPSGKRIIGESAGAIMDTILRLELASMPSHIAYLSRELTKAELALRLDRTYEQDEALF, encoded by the coding sequence ATGAGGATCACTCTGGCTACCGGGCGGAAAGCGGAAGGCATGGTGCGGGATGCGCTCAAAACCGCGGCTGTGCCCGATATCTCCTGCAAGGTGCTGACGCAGGACTTGAACATCGCCGCGTTTAGCACTCCGAGATCGTTGAAGCGCGCGCTCGAGCAGCAGCAGCACGCGACAGCGAGCGATCTGATATTAATCTCGGGCTTCTGTACCGCGGACTTCAGCGCCCTGGAAGCTGAGCTAGGAACACCCATACGCCTGGGACCACGGCACGCATACGACATTGGCGAGGCGTTACGATACCTGGAGGAGATCGAGTTCTCGGCACACGTTCCGGCCGATCAGTTCCTGACGACCAAGCGCCGAGCGGCTGCGAAGCAGAACCTGGAGGAGTTTGAGCGCCGAGCACGAGCGGTATTCTCCCTGAACGGGCTGAAGATCGGCGGTGGTTCGCGGATGAAGGTCTGCGCGGAACTCGTGGACGCCACGCTCATGACCGCGCGAGAGATACAGCGGCTCACGCACCAGTATCTGAGCAGCGGCGCGGACATTCTGGACGTGGGTGTTCATATCGGTGCGACCACAAGCGAGGTGGCACGGGCGGTACAAACGGTGCGGTCGTTCGCGCCGCACGTGCCCGTTTCCATCGACTCCCTTGATGTCGAGCATATTCGCACGGGTGTCGAGAACGGGGTGGACATGGTGCTCAGCGTGAACCGGGAGAACATTCCGGAGATTGGTGCCGCAGTTGCGGATCACGATGTGGCCGCGGTCGTTATACCGGACAGTGCTGACCCGCGGACAGCGAATGAGAGCTTGCTGGCGAATATAGCAGAAGCGAGAGCGGCAGGCATTACCCGCATCATCGGCGACCCGATCTTGAATGCCGTGGGCTATGGCATCGCCGATTCGTTGTACAACTATTATACGTTCCGCATGCAGGACAAGCACACCCCGCTCTTCTTCGGCGTCGGCAACGTCACTGAACTCATGGACGCTGATTCCGTGGGTATCAACGCGACCCTGGCCGGCATCGCTTCTGAACTGCGGGCCGATATCCTCTTTGCACCGGAATGCAGCGATAAGGCCCGGGGGAGTGTGCGCGAGTTGCGCGTGGCCGCGGAGATGATGCTGCTCGCGCGTGCGCGTCGTAGCGCACCGAAAGACCTCGGCATTGACCTGCTTGTACTCAAGGAGAAGCGGAAAGGACCACTTACTGACGTGCACGGCGATCAACTTGTTGCTGCGGCACCGGCCGAAACCTGGCAGCGTGATCCCCGGGGCTTCTTCAGGATCTTTCTCTGCGTGCTCGATAACGCAAGCGATTCACCGCGGCAGATCTGCGCGCACCATTCGCCCAGTGGCAAGCGGATCATCGGTGAAAGCGCAGGGGCGATAATGGATACGATACTACGTCTGGAGCTGGCTTCAATGCCGTCCCATATCGCCTATTTGAGTAGAGAGCTCACCAAAGCTGAACTCGCTCTCCGGCTGGATCGCACGTACGAGCAGGATGAGGCGCTCTTTTGA
- a CDS encoding Lrp/AsnC family transcriptional regulator, with protein MEYLKLKNKDKCILRALLADGRRSYSELGRQCGVSRQLALEHVRKLAAAGIIRGFSVSLDAEKLGFAFQAYTLIIAKPERHLREELSAFLRESTHVRRIQLLFGRFDFFLELLFRDKNEMTAFLQELQAFEAIERTETFIVNQTIKDKPDDAFLGFLAQ; from the coding sequence ATGGAATACCTGAAGCTGAAGAATAAGGACAAATGCATCCTCCGCGCGCTGCTCGCGGACGGACGTCGCTCGTACTCCGAACTGGGCCGGCAGTGCGGGGTGAGCAGACAGCTTGCCTTAGAGCATGTCCGGAAGCTTGCCGCAGCGGGTATTATCCGGGGCTTCTCCGTCTCCCTGGACGCTGAGAAGCTCGGGTTCGCGTTCCAGGCCTACACGCTGATCATCGCCAAGCCCGAGCGGCACCTGCGCGAGGAGCTCTCTGCGTTCTTAAGAGAGAGCACGCACGTGCGGAGGATCCAGCTCCTCTTCGGCCGGTTTGATTTCTTCCTCGAGCTGCTGTTCAGGGACAAGAACGAAATGACCGCGTTCCTGCAAGAGCTGCAAGCCTTTGAGGCGATCGAGCGAACTGAGACGTTTATCGTGAATCAAACGATCAAAGACAAACCGGATGACGCGTTTTTAGGCTTCCTTGCACAATAA
- a CDS encoding 30S ribosomal protein S27ae: MATTHGFYELVEEKGTVKARRKRKMCPRCGAGVFLAEHEDRYSCGKCGYTEFRKQ; this comes from the coding sequence ATGGCGACAACACACGGATTTTACGAGCTGGTCGAGGAAAAAGGGACGGTAAAGGCGCGCAGGAAGCGGAAGATGTGCCCGCGATGCGGCGCGGGGGTGTTCCTGGCCGAGCACGAAGACCGGTATTCCTGTGGCAAATGCGGCTATACCGAATTCAGGAAGCAATAA
- a CDS encoding NDP-sugar synthase, whose amino-acid sequence MTRAVILAGGFGTRLRPLTATVPKAMIPLVNRPVIDYILDYLAGYGLNDIVITTNYLREQTIEYLTRRRVGLTIAYPEEPAPLGTAGSVKNAAISERMLVIQGDNITEIDLRHLLRFHDEHGGLVTIALLPVLDPSLFGIAQLAATGKILQFKEKPAPGECFSNLANTGLYILEPEALELVPSDRAFDFSKDLFPRLVARGEVYGCVVEGFWADVGNLEGYLAASRWILEKGDFRCADTAEIDDCDIQGNVAIGEHARVDASVVRGPAVIGSRATLRKSKLYSSVVLPGALLADTTLHNSIIQQNAVIEGEEIVNCIR is encoded by the coding sequence ATGACCCGAGCAGTCATCCTCGCGGGGGGCTTCGGGACGCGGCTCAGACCGCTCACGGCTACGGTGCCGAAGGCGATGATCCCGCTCGTGAATCGGCCCGTGATCGATTATATCCTGGATTACCTCGCGGGCTACGGCTTGAACGATATCGTCATCACCACGAACTACCTGCGCGAGCAGACGATCGAGTATCTCACCCGGCGTCGAGTCGGTTTGACAATTGCCTATCCCGAGGAGCCCGCGCCGTTAGGAACCGCGGGCTCGGTGAAGAACGCGGCAATTAGCGAACGGATGCTGGTCATTCAAGGCGATAACATCACCGAAATAGACCTGCGACACCTGCTGCGGTTTCACGATGAGCACGGGGGGCTGGTAACTATCGCCCTACTGCCCGTGCTGGATCCGTCGCTCTTCGGGATTGCGCAGCTCGCTGCGACCGGGAAGATCCTGCAGTTCAAGGAGAAGCCCGCTCCGGGCGAGTGCTTCTCTAACCTCGCGAACACCGGCCTGTACATCCTGGAGCCCGAGGCTCTCGAACTAGTACCTTCGGATCGTGCGTTCGATTTCTCCAAAGATTTGTTCCCCCGGCTCGTCGCGCGCGGCGAGGTTTACGGGTGTGTCGTTGAGGGTTTCTGGGCCGATGTGGGCAACCTCGAGGGCTATCTGGCGGCGAGCAGATGGATACTGGAGAAGGGCGACTTTCGGTGTGCGGATACCGCGGAGATTGACGATTGCGATATCCAGGGCAACGTGGCGATCGGCGAACACGCGCGGGTTGATGCTTCGGTTGTGCGCGGGCCCGCGGTCATCGGCAGCCGAGCAACGCTGCGCAAGAGCAAGCTGTACAGCTCAGTCGTGCTTCCCGGGGCACTGCTGGCTGATACTACACTCCATAACAGCATCATCCAGCAGAATGCGGTGATCGAAGGTGAAGAGATCGTGAATTGTATTCGATGA
- a CDS encoding phosphoenolpyruvate carboxykinase (GTP), which produces MEEGRIVERLSALVGEDNARKLEKIDHPPLHHLIARYVELCEPDSVFVSTDSVEDIAYVRQAAIRAGEELELALAGHTAHFDGYYDQARDKKNTKFLLPPGVDLGSDINAMGRAAGLEEIHKILKGIMKGHQLFVRFFCLGPLSSTFSIPAVQLTDSGYVAHSEDLLYRQGYEEFVRLGRTARFFTFVHSAGELDERKNCTDIENRRVYIDLEDETVYSANTQYGGNTIGHKKLAMRPAIRRASEEGWLTEHMFIMGVHGPHNRVTYFTGAFPSLCGKTSTSMVEGETIVGDDIAYLRIVDGVIRAVNPERGIFGIIQGVNAKDDPIIWDALHSPAEIIFSNVLVTADKGVYWIGKDGEVPRRGLNHSGAWYLGKKDEDGNEIPPSHPNARFTLDMQLLENLDPELNNPSGVEIGGIIYGGRDSDTKVPLEESFDWVHGVITMGAALESETTAATLGKEGVRKINPMSNLDFLSIPLGAYIDAHLEFGTVLQAPPRIFSVNYFIRDKRGQFLNDKADKAVWLKWMERRVHNEVEVFITPTGGIPRYNDLKELFAAVLKKQYTEAAYRQQFTVRVRENLAKIERVEQFYRTNVPDTPPALYTVLAEQKERLEEARKQHGDYISPFAFE; this is translated from the coding sequence ATGGAAGAAGGACGAATAGTGGAGAGATTAAGCGCACTGGTGGGTGAGGACAACGCTCGGAAACTCGAGAAGATCGATCATCCACCACTGCACCATTTAATAGCTCGGTACGTTGAGCTCTGTGAGCCAGATAGTGTATTTGTCAGCACGGATTCGGTCGAGGATATCGCGTACGTGCGGCAGGCGGCGATCCGGGCGGGTGAGGAGCTTGAGCTCGCGCTCGCGGGTCATACGGCACATTTCGATGGCTATTACGATCAGGCACGCGACAAGAAGAACACGAAGTTTCTGCTACCACCGGGCGTTGATTTGGGCTCGGATATCAATGCCATGGGTAGAGCGGCCGGGCTGGAAGAGATACACAAGATCTTGAAGGGTATCATGAAGGGGCACCAGTTATTTGTCCGTTTCTTCTGTTTGGGCCCGCTCAGCTCAACCTTCTCCATCCCTGCCGTTCAGCTTACTGATTCCGGCTATGTCGCGCATTCAGAGGATCTGCTCTACCGGCAGGGCTACGAGGAGTTCGTGCGCCTGGGCCGAACGGCGCGGTTCTTCACGTTCGTGCATTCCGCGGGCGAGCTGGACGAACGCAAGAACTGCACGGACATCGAGAATAGACGCGTGTACATCGATCTCGAGGACGAAACGGTGTACAGTGCGAATACCCAGTATGGCGGGAACACGATCGGGCACAAGAAGCTGGCGATGCGGCCCGCGATCCGTCGTGCATCGGAAGAAGGCTGGCTGACCGAGCACATGTTCATCATGGGTGTGCACGGGCCACATAACCGTGTGACGTATTTTACCGGGGCCTTCCCCTCGCTCTGCGGTAAGACCTCCACGTCTATGGTGGAGGGTGAGACGATCGTGGGCGATGATATCGCGTATCTACGGATAGTGGACGGTGTTATTCGTGCCGTAAATCCGGAGCGGGGCATATTCGGGATCATTCAGGGCGTTAATGCCAAAGATGATCCGATCATCTGGGATGCGCTCCACAGCCCGGCGGAGATCATCTTCTCCAACGTGCTGGTAACGGCGGATAAAGGGGTATACTGGATCGGGAAAGATGGTGAAGTACCACGAAGGGGGCTCAATCACTCGGGTGCGTGGTACCTCGGGAAGAAAGATGAGGACGGCAACGAGATACCCCCGTCACATCCGAATGCCCGCTTTACGCTCGATATGCAGCTCTTAGAGAATCTCGATCCTGAGCTGAATAATCCCTCTGGTGTAGAGATCGGCGGTATCATTTACGGCGGCCGGGATTCGGACACGAAAGTCCCGCTCGAGGAATCCTTTGATTGGGTGCACGGCGTCATCACCATGGGCGCCGCACTGGAGTCTGAGACGACCGCAGCGACACTGGGAAAAGAGGGCGTGCGCAAGATCAACCCGATGTCGAACCTGGATTTCCTCTCCATCCCGCTGGGCGCCTATATCGATGCGCACCTCGAATTCGGTACGGTATTGCAGGCGCCGCCGCGCATCTTCTCGGTAAACTATTTCATACGCGACAAACGCGGGCAATTCCTGAACGATAAGGCGGACAAAGCGGTCTGGCTGAAGTGGATGGAGCGGCGTGTGCATAACGAGGTGGAGGTGTTCATAACGCCCACGGGGGGTATTCCGCGTTACAATGACCTCAAGGAGCTGTTTGCAGCGGTGCTCAAGAAGCAGTATACTGAAGCAGCGTACCGCCAGCAATTCACCGTGCGGGTACGGGAGAATCTGGCCAAGATCGAGCGCGTGGAGCAGTTTTACCGGACGAACGTGCCGGACACGCCGCCGGCGCTCTATACCGTTCTGGCCGAGCAGAAAGAACGGCTCGAGGAGGCGCGGAAACAACACGGGGACTACATATCCCCGTTTGCCTTTGAATAG
- a CDS encoding shikimate kinase, protein MAAARSGKGHGRASGAGTIINAIATLRGAAFGLDLWTEAEVELGADLKFVQGEIRDDRGAAMPGDTRLIERCVELVLRKFDMPYGAYVKTRSEIPLGSGLKSSSAAANATVAATLNAIGVEVTTLPGALEAIGIGIDAALDVGVSITGAFDDACASALGGIVITDNEKRALLKRVERDATVLILVPRTQAFTADTNVVRSKVIAPWIGRAHEWALDGRFDEAMTLNGFLYCAALRFDPEPMLRALECGVAGVSLSGTGPSFVAVLHEDEELEERVREAWRSLQLEARILKRRIQNQPSFHF, encoded by the coding sequence ATGGCTGCAGCGAGAAGCGGGAAAGGGCATGGGCGCGCCAGTGGCGCGGGAACGATCATCAATGCCATTGCGACCCTGAGAGGCGCGGCCTTCGGGCTCGATCTCTGGACTGAGGCGGAGGTGGAACTGGGTGCAGACCTGAAGTTCGTACAGGGAGAGATCAGGGATGACCGCGGAGCGGCGATGCCGGGGGATACCCGGTTAATTGAGCGGTGTGTGGAATTAGTGCTGCGGAAGTTCGACATGCCGTACGGCGCGTACGTAAAAACGCGCAGTGAAATACCCCTTGGGAGCGGTTTGAAGAGCAGCAGTGCCGCGGCAAATGCTACCGTGGCTGCGACCCTGAATGCGATCGGGGTCGAAGTGACGACCCTGCCCGGCGCTTTGGAGGCGATTGGGATCGGGATCGATGCCGCGCTCGATGTGGGCGTTTCCATAACGGGCGCGTTTGACGACGCCTGCGCCTCCGCGCTCGGTGGCATTGTCATCACCGACAACGAGAAGCGCGCGCTGCTGAAGCGAGTCGAGCGAGATGCCACCGTTCTCATCCTCGTGCCACGGACGCAAGCGTTCACCGCAGATACGAATGTGGTACGATCAAAGGTGATCGCGCCGTGGATCGGTCGTGCGCACGAATGGGCGCTGGACGGCAGGTTTGATGAGGCGATGACCTTGAACGGATTCCTGTATTGCGCGGCGCTGCGCTTCGACCCGGAGCCGATGCTCAGAGCGCTGGAATGCGGCGTAGCGGGCGTGAGCCTCTCGGGCACCGGGCCGTCATTCGTCGCCGTGTTGCACGAGGATGAGGAGCTCGAGGAGCGAGTCAGAGAAGCATGGCGTAGCTTGCAGCTCGAGGCGCGGATACTGAAGCGGCGTATTCAGAACCAGCCGTCCTTTCACTTCTAA